A window of Corvus cornix cornix isolate S_Up_H32 chromosome 4, ASM73873v5, whole genome shotgun sequence contains these coding sequences:
- the UCHL1 gene encoding ubiquitin carboxyl-terminal hydrolase isozyme L1 — MAWQPMEINPEMLNKVLSRLGVGPGWRFVDVLGFEDEALRAVPTPACALLLLFPLTEQHENFRKQQTERIKDQEISSKVYFLKQTVSNSCGTIGLIHAVANNKDKLKLDEGSALKKFLDETADLSPEERAKHLANNKAIQEVHNSVAQEGQCRVEDNSVNFHFILFVNVDGHLYELDGRMPFPVNHGTSSDDLLLKDSAKICRQFTEREKGEVRFSAVAFCKSA; from the exons ATGGCCTGGCAGCCGATGGAGATCAACCCCGAG ATGCTGAACAAA GTGCTGTCCCGCCTCGGGGTGGGTCCTGGCTGGCGCTTCGTGGACGTGCTGGGCTTCGAGGATGAGGCGCTGCGCGCCGTGCCGACCCCGGCCTGTGcgctgctcctgctgttcccGCTGACGGAGCAG CATGAGAACTTCAGGAAGCAACAGACTGAGAGAATAAAGGACCAGGAGATCAGTTCCAAGGTGTATTTCCTGAAGCAGACAGTCAGTAACTCCTGTGGGACAATTGGTCTGATACATGCAGTTGCTAATAACAAGGACAAATTGAAACTTG ATGAGGGGTCTGCCCTGAAGAAGTTTCTTGATGAAACAGCTGATTTGTCTCCTGAAGAAAGAGCTAAGCATTTGGCAAATAATAAG GCTATACAAGAAGTCCACAATTCTGTTGCGCAAGAAGGACAATGTCGG GTTGAGGACAACAGTGTGAATTTCCACTTCATCCTGTTTGTCAATGTGGATGGACACCTGTATGAATTGG ATGGCCGTATGCCATTTCCTGTAAACCATGGCACAAGCTCGGATGACTTGCTGTTGAAG GATTCTGCTAAGATCTGCAGACAATTTACAGAACGTGAAAAAGGAGAAGTTCGTTTTTCTGCTGTGGCTTTCTGCAAGTCTGCCTAA